The following are encoded in a window of Acidobacteriota bacterium genomic DNA:
- a CDS encoding FtsX-like permease family protein: MWTDLGKVLEMNDQRVEIVGICEASAPFATFPVMFARYSEAVTFVGRERNTLSYVLVKAQPQVSIRDLSQRIQKTFPDLKAMSGEEFEWATIFYYIRNTGIPVNFGITVTIALLVGMVVAGQTFYIFTIENLKQFGALKAIGVTNYRLVGMILLQALVVGSIGYALGIALCAAFFDLTRDVAIQLRGFILLWQISVATAGVVLVIVLLASLLSIRRVLVLEPAIVFRG, encoded by the coding sequence CGGCATTTGTGAAGCCTCCGCCCCATTTGCCACATTTCCAGTGATGTTTGCCCGGTATAGCGAAGCCGTGACCTTTGTTGGCCGCGAGCGCAACACGCTGTCCTATGTTCTGGTGAAAGCACAGCCTCAGGTTTCAATTCGTGATTTAAGCCAGCGCATTCAGAAGACGTTTCCGGACCTGAAAGCCATGTCAGGCGAAGAGTTCGAATGGGCGACCATTTTTTACTACATTCGCAACACTGGGATTCCCGTCAATTTTGGCATCACCGTCACAATCGCGCTTCTGGTCGGAATGGTTGTGGCCGGACAAACCTTTTATATCTTCACCATTGAAAACCTCAAGCAATTTGGGGCACTGAAAGCGATTGGTGTCACCAATTACCGGCTGGTCGGCATGATTTTACTCCAGGCCCTGGTCGTTGGCAGTATTGGGTATGCCCTGGGTATTGCCCTGTGTGCCGCATTTTTTGATTTGACCCGTGACGTCGCGATCCAGCTCCGGGGTTTTATTTTGCTCTGGCAGATTTCAGTGGCTACTGCTGGCGTGGTGCTGGTGATTGTGTTGCTTGCCAGTCTGTTAAGCATCCGCCGGGTACTGGTTTTAGAGCCGGCGATTGTCTTTCGAGGGTAA
- a CDS encoding ABC transporter ATP-binding protein, protein MTNNPSSIAVSCQQVTKAFGQGESQTMALRGVDLEIQFGQMSFLVGESGSGKTTLISVIAGLLDATQGEITVLGQNLTRLSGNQQVLFRRRNLGFVFQQFNLLPSLTAAENVAVPLFAAGVAYQPALERAEKLLGQLGMDHRKNNLPSQLSGGQQQRVALARALIHEPRLIVCDEPTSALDAATGRTVMELLAGFAVRPDRAVIVVTHDSRIFDFADTIAHMNDGQITQLETKTI, encoded by the coding sequence ATGACAAACAACCCATCATCAATTGCCGTGTCGTGCCAGCAAGTGACCAAAGCTTTTGGCCAGGGCGAGTCTCAAACCATGGCCCTGCGTGGTGTTGACCTGGAAATCCAGTTTGGTCAAATGTCGTTTCTTGTCGGGGAAAGCGGATCAGGCAAAACCACATTAATTTCCGTGATTGCCGGTTTGCTCGATGCCACCCAGGGCGAAATCACGGTACTTGGGCAAAATCTGACTCGCCTTTCGGGCAACCAGCAGGTTTTATTTCGCCGCCGGAATCTGGGTTTTGTCTTTCAGCAATTCAACCTGTTGCCATCGTTGACCGCTGCCGAAAACGTCGCGGTTCCACTCTTTGCTGCCGGAGTTGCCTATCAACCAGCGCTGGAACGAGCGGAAAAGCTCCTGGGCCAGCTTGGGATGGATCACCGCAAAAACAATCTGCCGTCGCAGCTTTCCGGCGGTCAACAACAACGAGTGGCACTGGCCAGGGCGTTGATTCACGAACCACGGTTGATTGTGTGTGACGAACCAACCTCCGCGCTTGATGCCGCCACTGGACGAACCGTGATGGAGCTCCTGGCTGGATTTGCGGTTCGGCCTGACCGGGCGGTAATTGTGGTGACGCACGACAGCCGGATTTTCGATTTTGCCGATACGATTGCCCATATGAATGACGGCCAGATTACGCAGCTTGAAACCAAAACCATTTAG
- a CDS encoding efflux RND transporter periplasmic adaptor subunit, with the protein MKKTLPAIALIALIYATVSVVNSRPKRVSLPPPAEPPRTSFAVSVAGVGLVEASSENISISTPVSGLVTRVAVKVGDFVKAGAPLFSLDDRDLQAELMVRKAALEVARQKLKRLEESPRPEEIPPAEARVREAESALGDAKIQLQLIESVTDKRAIRDEDLQRRRFAVQAAQARLEQEQTKLALLKSGSWKPDLEVARSEVQQAEAQVKRIQTDINRLTVQALADGRILQCNVRPGEYAQSGQLPKPLMVVGDVGTLHIRTDVDENDAAKVKAGAQAYAYLRGKTDRQIPLEFVRFEPFVIPKKSLTGDSTERVDTRVLQVVYRVVDQSAPIFVGQQMDVFIDGSSKP; encoded by the coding sequence ATGAAAAAAACGTTGCCTGCTATTGCTTTAATTGCACTGATTTATGCCACGGTTTCAGTGGTCAATTCCCGGCCCAAACGTGTTTCACTTCCTCCGCCAGCAGAGCCGCCCAGGACCAGTTTTGCCGTTTCGGTGGCGGGGGTTGGGCTGGTTGAAGCCAGTTCGGAAAACATCTCGATCAGTACGCCGGTTTCAGGGCTGGTCACGCGAGTTGCGGTGAAAGTCGGGGATTTTGTCAAAGCTGGGGCCCCGTTATTTTCCCTTGATGACCGGGATTTACAGGCCGAATTAATGGTTCGGAAAGCCGCACTTGAAGTCGCCCGGCAAAAGTTGAAGCGATTGGAAGAATCTCCGCGCCCGGAAGAAATCCCACCTGCCGAGGCACGTGTCCGCGAAGCCGAATCAGCGCTCGGAGATGCCAAAATCCAGCTTCAGTTGATTGAAAGCGTGACCGACAAACGGGCGATTCGTGACGAAGACCTGCAGCGGCGGCGATTTGCGGTTCAGGCGGCCCAGGCTCGACTGGAGCAGGAACAAACCAAACTGGCGTTGCTCAAATCCGGATCCTGGAAGCCCGATCTCGAAGTTGCCCGTTCTGAAGTCCAGCAAGCTGAGGCCCAGGTCAAACGGATCCAAACCGACATCAACCGGTTGACTGTCCAGGCACTGGCCGATGGGCGAATCCTGCAGTGCAATGTGCGACCTGGCGAATACGCCCAGAGTGGCCAGCTCCCGAAACCGTTGATGGTCGTGGGCGATGTCGGAACCCTGCACATCCGCACCGATGTGGATGAAAACGATGCCGCGAAAGTCAAGGCTGGGGCCCAGGCGTACGCTTACCTGCGTGGCAAAACCGACCGTCAAATTCCACTTGAATTTGTTCGGTTCGAGCCGTTTGTGATTCCCAAAAAATCACTCACGGGCGATAGCACCGAACGGGTTGACACACGGGTGTTGCAGGTCGTCTATCGAGTGGTTGACCAGTCAGCCCCGATCTTTGTCGGCCAGCAGATGGATGTGTTTATTGATGGAAGCAGTAAACCATAG
- a CDS encoding efflux transporter outer membrane subunit — protein sequence MNHKLAALVAIALLSGGCAIPPKRVKIEVEPPAQWSAASPQTPLETAELKTWWKTFQDPTLDSLVERALTSNFDLKLAAARIREARGVRGVTAATRYPAINQTDSFQRVRGGFAQGVTRVGSSGGGTLVTPFETNNFQIGFDATWEIDVFGGVRNSVNAAQAEVNVAIESQRDVLVSLLGELARTYVELRGLQRRVAVVQKNIAVQQETVHLTKVRSQAGLATELDVSRAEAQLATTEAILPQLEATLAQAIHRLGVLTGQTPGTLIAELTPVEPIPSRPPSVPVGLPADLLRRRPDIRRAEAQIVAATARLQVAQAERFPKFSLTGSFGRQATSVSGFTLGAGNFFAIGPGIRLPIFTGGRIKSNIEVQDARLEQCALQYQQTLLTALEETENALVAYAHEEARRQKLVAAVKSSQQAVEFANELYLRGLSDFLSVLSAQQTQYAAEDELAQSETSTVESAVRLYKALGGGW from the coding sequence ATGAACCACAAACTGGCAGCGCTCGTGGCAATTGCACTCTTGAGTGGCGGCTGTGCCATCCCGCCCAAACGGGTCAAAATCGAAGTTGAACCGCCCGCTCAATGGAGTGCGGCTTCACCTCAAACGCCACTAGAGACCGCAGAGTTAAAGACCTGGTGGAAGACTTTTCAGGATCCAACGTTGGACTCGCTGGTTGAACGAGCGCTCACTTCAAATTTTGACCTGAAACTGGCGGCGGCACGGATTCGTGAAGCCCGCGGTGTCCGTGGTGTCACCGCGGCAACCCGGTATCCAGCCATCAATCAAACCGATTCGTTCCAGCGGGTTCGCGGAGGCTTTGCCCAGGGAGTGACGCGAGTTGGTTCATCTGGTGGCGGAACGCTGGTGACGCCATTTGAAACCAACAACTTTCAGATTGGGTTTGATGCGACCTGGGAAATTGATGTCTTTGGTGGTGTTCGAAATTCAGTCAACGCGGCCCAGGCCGAAGTCAACGTGGCGATTGAAAGCCAGCGCGATGTGCTGGTATCGCTTTTGGGCGAACTGGCCCGGACCTATGTTGAGTTGCGTGGTCTTCAGCGCCGGGTGGCTGTGGTTCAGAAAAACATTGCCGTTCAACAGGAAACTGTTCATTTGACGAAAGTTCGTTCACAGGCTGGCCTGGCGACGGAACTCGATGTTTCGCGAGCTGAAGCCCAACTGGCCACCACCGAAGCCATCCTGCCCCAATTAGAGGCCACCCTGGCACAGGCTATTCACCGGTTGGGAGTGCTCACCGGTCAAACGCCAGGAACGCTGATCGCCGAACTCACCCCAGTTGAGCCCATACCGTCGAGACCGCCTTCAGTGCCAGTTGGATTGCCAGCCGATTTGCTGCGTCGGCGCCCAGATATTCGACGGGCAGAAGCTCAAATTGTGGCGGCCACCGCCAGACTTCAAGTTGCCCAGGCCGAACGCTTTCCAAAATTTTCATTAACCGGGTCCTTTGGCCGTCAGGCCACGTCGGTCAGTGGGTTTACGCTTGGCGCCGGGAATTTCTTTGCGATTGGTCCTGGCATCCGGTTGCCGATTTTTACCGGGGGGCGAATCAAATCCAATATCGAAGTTCAAGACGCCCGCCTCGAACAATGTGCCCTTCAATATCAGCAAACCTTGTTGACGGCGCTGGAAGAAACTGAAAACGCACTGGTGGCCTATGCCCACGAAGAAGCCCGCCGTCAAAAACTGGTAGCCGCCGTCAAATCAAGCCAGCAAGCGGTTGAATTTGCCAATGAGCTGTATTTGCGTGGCCTCTCTGATTTTCTTTCTGTCTTGTCGGCTCAGCAAACCCAGTATGCCGCCGAAGATGAACTTGCCCAGAGTGAAACGAGCACGGTTGAATCCGCTGTCCGGCTCTATAAAGCACTTGGGGGCGGATGGTGA
- a CDS encoding DUF4394 domain-containing protein yields the protein MKTRKTSLFAVLFLVLSAFNFSPSVTKPFETVVNAQSATVPAEIIFATTSTNSLISFSTSAPTSLLSSVAISGLADGERFVGIDFRPATGQLYGVTTASRMYTINPGTGAAMAVGSAAFTPAANGGNFGFDFNPVPDRIRFVSDAEQNLRLNPNTGGVAGTDTNLVFAQGDASAGANPSVAGVAYTNNFAGTPQTTLYGIDTGLDIVVRQGDFTGAPISPNSGQLFTAGPLGVNATGRVGFDIASADGRAFATLNVDGDPGSSLFQINLINGRASFLGFVGNQVVVESMSIAPHPTVFGLTENNALVTFDGTNPGPVLSRVQIFGIQAGEAVLGIDFRPATGQLYALGSSNRIYTIDTRTGEAKAVGTTPFTPVLAGTSFGFDFNPVPDRIRVTSNTAQNLRLHPDTGAVAATDGTLAFAAADRNAGVTPSVVGSAYTNSVNLATTTTLYDIDFNLDSLLIQNPPNDGVLNTVGRLNVNATSAVGFDISSIDGSALASITPEGAAFTNLYRVSLVSGQATLVGRIGDRIRDVAIDLNQARLAINQSADKTTIKPGETLTLTITVNNFGPDVATNVVVRNPLSAMLVSVDSAVASQGTATMATADNVITVTGNLGSIPAGGSATVTLMVKANAGATGQIANTVTVLTGSGDLNRGSNTSVLNLTISQ from the coding sequence GTGAAAACCCGCAAAACATCACTATTTGCCGTGCTGTTTCTGGTTCTTTCCGCGTTCAATTTTAGTCCCTCTGTCACAAAACCATTTGAAACTGTTGTCAATGCTCAATCAGCAACTGTTCCCGCAGAGATCATTTTTGCAACCACGTCCACCAATTCGTTAATCAGTTTTTCAACTTCAGCACCAACCTCACTTTTATCCAGCGTTGCGATTTCAGGATTAGCCGACGGTGAGCGTTTTGTCGGAATTGATTTTCGCCCGGCGACCGGCCAGCTTTATGGGGTAACCACTGCCAGCCGGATGTACACAATTAACCCCGGAACGGGTGCCGCAATGGCCGTTGGATCAGCCGCTTTCACGCCCGCCGCCAACGGTGGCAACTTTGGATTTGACTTTAACCCAGTCCCAGACCGAATTCGGTTTGTTTCCGACGCTGAGCAAAACTTGCGGCTCAATCCAAATACCGGCGGAGTTGCCGGAACCGATACCAACCTGGTCTTTGCCCAGGGTGATGCCAGTGCTGGGGCAAATCCTTCCGTTGCAGGTGTGGCCTATACCAATAACTTTGCTGGAACACCTCAAACCACGCTGTATGGAATTGACACCGGTCTGGACATTGTGGTGCGCCAGGGTGATTTTACCGGAGCGCCGATATCCCCGAACTCCGGCCAGTTGTTCACGGCTGGTCCGCTCGGTGTGAATGCCACCGGTCGGGTTGGGTTCGACATCGCGAGTGCCGATGGTCGCGCCTTTGCCACATTGAATGTGGATGGGGACCCAGGGTCAAGCCTCTTTCAGATTAACCTGATCAATGGCCGCGCCTCGTTCCTTGGCTTTGTCGGCAACCAGGTGGTGGTTGAATCAATGTCAATTGCGCCACACCCGACTGTTTTTGGCCTGACGGAAAATAATGCGCTGGTAACTTTTGATGGCACCAACCCGGGTCCAGTTCTGAGCCGCGTTCAGATTTTCGGCATCCAGGCTGGCGAAGCCGTTTTGGGCATTGATTTCCGACCCGCAACTGGTCAGTTGTATGCCCTTGGCAGTTCCAACCGGATCTACACCATTGATACTCGAACCGGTGAAGCCAAGGCGGTTGGAACCACACCGTTTACGCCAGTCCTGGCCGGCACCTCTTTTGGATTTGACTTTAACCCGGTTCCTGACCGCATCCGGGTGACCTCCAACACCGCCCAAAACCTGCGCCTGCACCCAGATACCGGGGCAGTTGCCGCAACGGACGGAACCCTTGCCTTTGCCGCGGCGGATCGCAACGCGGGCGTGACGCCCTCCGTGGTCGGTTCGGCCTATACCAACAGCGTCAACCTGGCCACCACGACCACGTTGTATGACATTGACTTCAACCTGGACAGCCTCTTGATTCAGAACCCACCCAATGATGGTGTTCTCAACACAGTGGGCCGACTCAACGTCAATGCCACATCAGCCGTTGGATTTGATATTTCTTCGATTGATGGATCAGCACTGGCTTCAATCACGCCGGAAGGCGCGGCGTTCACCAATTTGTACCGTGTCAGTCTGGTCTCAGGTCAGGCGACGCTGGTCGGTCGAATTGGCGACCGTATCCGGGATGTGGCGATTGATCTGAATCAGGCCCGACTGGCCATCAACCAGTCCGCTGATAAGACCACGATCAAACCGGGTGAAACCCTGACCCTGACGATTACCGTCAACAATTTCGGCCCGGATGTCGCCACCAACGTCGTGGTGAGAAATCCACTCTCAGCCATGCTGGTTTCGGTTGATTCAGCCGTCGCCAGTCAGGGAACGGCGACCATGGCCACTGCGGATAATGTGATCACCGTCACCGGCAACCTGGGCTCAATCCCAGCCGGTGGTTCGGCTACGGTAACGCTGATGGTGAAAGCCAATGCCGGCGCCACAGGCCAAATCGCCAACACCGTCACGGTGCTCACGGGAAGCGGTGACCTCAACCGAGGAAGCAACACGTCCGTGCTGAACCTGACCATTTCACAATAG
- a CDS encoding redoxin domain-containing protein translates to MRKFVFVFFSIVMFGTLVWHPSERLSAQQNTASANRTTPVEVGRKAPDFSLQDQDGQTVKLSALRGKSPVVLVFYRGSWCPFCVRQLTELGSLAQSGENVRVLAISVDPVEENKKLAQTLAAKSGGNLTFSILSDPGHQVIDRFGLHDPAYDGKRFDGIPHPAVYVLDKAGKVTWARVEQDYKVRPTVSEVRAALDLVKK, encoded by the coding sequence ATGCGGAAATTTGTGTTTGTGTTTTTCAGTATCGTGATGTTTGGAACCTTGGTATGGCATCCGTCGGAACGCCTTTCAGCCCAGCAAAATACGGCCAGCGCCAATCGCACGACGCCGGTTGAAGTTGGTCGGAAAGCCCCGGATTTTTCACTCCAGGATCAGGATGGACAAACGGTCAAGCTTTCTGCCCTGCGGGGGAAATCCCCAGTGGTGCTGGTGTTTTATCGTGGCTCCTGGTGCCCGTTTTGTGTTCGGCAATTGACCGAACTGGGATCACTTGCCCAATCCGGGGAAAATGTGCGCGTGCTGGCCATCAGCGTTGATCCAGTCGAAGAAAACAAAAAACTGGCCCAAACACTGGCCGCCAAATCTGGCGGGAATCTCACGTTCTCAATTTTGTCTGACCCAGGCCATCAGGTGATTGATCGCTTTGGACTGCACGACCCGGCCTATGACGGCAAGCGGTTTGATGGGATTCCGCACCCGGCGGTGTATGTTCTCGACAAGGCTGGAAAAGTAACCTGGGCTCGGGTGGAGCAGGATTACAAAGTACGACCCACCGTTTCAGAAGTCCGGGCAGCACTCGATTTGGTCAAAAAATAA